From one Sphaeramia orbicularis chromosome 9, fSphaOr1.1, whole genome shotgun sequence genomic stretch:
- the LOC115425404 gene encoding ubiquitin-associated protein 2-like isoform X1, producing the protein MMTSVISSQARGTRDRMLPTNTNTTQPQKQIQPTAEQIRLAQMIYDKNDPDFEDKVQQLIEVTGKTQDECMVALHDCNEDVNRAINFLLESTSDTNSWETVGKKRSPGKEGGPSEMKETREKKGEREVSRGRGGSNRRGRGISRGREGRVEENGFDVAPGERGGDRGRRGRGRGAGGRGRGRAAAGNRFSSQGMGTFNPADYTANSGGRQETWEADGNEPAEGTGTWGGNLEDWTSEDWSEDLSETKVFTASSAPTNHITPGHNVDLTTLLPKAGVGVGGSVDSDLGAIVDGPSAEDLGQSLVFTNSHHNGRTATHSYAHATANSYAHAASANTTYAHAALSSVLGSGFGSLNAPKPTPASDIRTSEQLNGPRLPQRGSQTLAATSNSSSVSKEAGPPPIPSPAPAPSPSVEAVKAQRVENGPVTAQHLEMKLQPEPSAVLSQLAQRQQHSSILTTTEPLGLSQPHAPQVPTPPGHESSIRRDGASPGVKLPGMEPPITEPPQRQLRTQRRRVPPPSKIPSSAVEMPGSADVSGLNVQFGALDFGSEAASATVDMTQTELAREQAPTQATAPAAPAPMSGPTPVQTQQSSLFSKPGTVSDHMGSMPPLPSVVSDPSFPSPSLGLPSATPSPSMGLPSGVAQPSSTATTTVSRGENSGPRSLPPHLGFSQSKDVSSPGAGPLTNGYSGMKTQSTQDTTATSRTMKTDSPVMTSDSGPAHHVPSPAVTPSHTTPIPSLSSHVNSSHSSGSALTTSSSLTMTNDESSSNNLHAFSSSSSQVANPSSSAPLAVSSSTTNGLHPSGAPGLTPNGTNTTTNATLSAAGSRTAPLLTTTSGKAPPNLAQGVPPLLANQYIMGPGGLLPAYPQIYGYEDLQMLQSRLPMDYYGVTFPGTTATMPGRDGLANNPYSGEATKFGRNDSSSPAPPTSLSTAGVQSQPQQAPQAATQGQGQGQSQGQQTQNQAFLNPPLPPGYGYTGLPYYAGVPGVPSAFQYGPTVFVPPASAKQPAMGLANPSNQYHQQHQPSYGQHAYGTAFDDLSQAHGGEYSKGGYGGSAQSQAKSAGSGPGKDDSTVKSVLEKAPGLSGSGSSAGVPDMGGSIYSKTQSFDKQGFHTGTPPPFSLPSALGGTGPLNPGGAPGYAPAPFLHILPPHQQPHSQLLHHHLAQDGQGGPGQRSQSSSMQQKTQGSKSSYGSSPYWAN; encoded by the exons atgatgACTTCAGTGATCAGCAGTCAAGCCCGGGGGACTCGGGATAGAATGCTGCccaccaacacaaacacaacacaaccacAGAAACAGATACAG CCCACAGCAGAACAGATTCGTTTAGCCCAAATGATCTATGACAAAAATGATCCAGACTTTGAAGACAAAGTCCAACAG CTGATTGAGGTAACAGGGAAGACTCAAGATGAGTGCATGGTAGCCCTCCATGACTGCAACGAAGATGTAAACAGAGCCATTAATTTTCTCCTGGAGAGCACCTCTGACACG AACTCCTGGGAGACTGTGGGGAAGAAGCGAAGCCCAGGAAAGGAAGGAGGGCCCTCAGAGATGAAGGAGACCCgggaaaagaaaggagaaagGGAGGTCAGCCGCGGACGTGGAGGATCTAACAGGAGGGGCCGAGGCATCAGTAGAGGCCGTGAAG GTCGAGTTGAAGAGAATGGGTTTGATGTGGCCCCTGGTGAAAGGGGGGGTGACCGTGGACGCAGGGGACGAGGCAGAG GGGCAGGGGGTCGTGGTAGAGGACGGGCAGCTGCTGGCAACAGGTTTTCCTCCCAGGGAATGGG CACCTTTAATCCTGCTGACTACACGGCTAACTCTGGAGGTCGCCAGGAGACATGGGAAGCAGATGGCAATGAACCTGCTGAGGGAACTG GAACTTGGGGAGGCAATTTGGAAGACTGGACTTCAGAAGACTGGAGTGAAGAT TTGTCTGAGACCAAAGTATTCACTGCCTCATCTGCCCCAACAAACCACATCACACCTGGACATAA TGTGGACCTGACAACCCTACTGCCTAAGGCTGGAGTGGGTGTCGGGGGTTCTGTGGACTCTGACTTGGGGGCAATAGTTGATGGCCCCTCAGCTGAGGATTTGGGCCAAAGCCTGGTGTTTACCAATTCCCACCATAATGGACGCACTGCTACACACAGCTACGCACATGCCACAGCCAACAGCTACGCCCATGCGGCCTCTGCTAACACCACCTACGCACATGCTGCACTG TCCTCGGTCCTGGGTTCTGGTTTTGGGTCTCTGAATGCACCTAAGCCAACACCTGCTTCTGACATCAGGACGTCAGAGCAGCTCAACGGGCCTCGACTTCCCCAGAGAGGCAGTCAGACATTGGCTGCCACCAGCAACAGTAGTAGTGTATCCAAAGAAGCTGGCCCACCGCCCATACCAAGTCCTGCTCCAGCCCCCTCTCCCTCTGTAGAGGCTGTGAAGGCTCAGCGGGTGGAAAATGGCCCTGTTACTGCCCAACACT TGGAGATGAAGCTGCAACCAGAGCCATCAGCAGTGCTCAGCCAGCTAGCTCAGAGACAACAGCACTCCTCCATCCTTACCACCACAGAGCCCCTGGGTCTGTCTCAGCCACACGCTCCACAGGTTCCCACACCACCAG GCCATGAGTCCTCCATAAGAAGAGATGGAGCTTCTCCAGGAGTAAAGCTGCCAGGCATGGAGCCTCCCATCACAGAGCCTCCTCAGCGGCAGCTCAGGACACAAAGACGGAGGGTACCTCCTCCCTCAAAA ATCCCCTCGTCAGCAGTGGAGATGCCAGGCTCAGCAGATGTATCTGGCCTTAATGTTCAGTTTGGAGCTCTTGATTTTGGGTCTGAAGCTGCTAGTGCGACAGTGGACATGACCCAGACAGAGTTAGCCAGAGAGCAAGCCCCGACTCAAGCCACAGCTCCTGCAGCTCCAGCACCCATGTCTGGCCCCACCCCTGTTCAAACACAGCAGAGCAGCCTGTTCTCCAAGCCTGGAACTGTAAG TGACCACATGGGCAGCATGCCTCCTTTACCATCAGTTGTGTCAGATCCAAGTTTTCCATCACCATCTCTGGGATTACCCAGTGCCACACCCTCCCCCTCCATGGGCCTTCCCAGTGGCGTTGCTCAACCTTCTTCTACTGCAACTACTACAGTCAGTCGAGGGGAGAACAGCGGCCCAAGGTCACTGCCACCCCATTTGGGCTTCTCTCAGAGCAAAGATGTCTCATCACCTGGTGCTGGACCTCTCACA AATGGCTACAGTGGCATGAAGACACAGAGTACACAAGACA CTACAGCAACATCTAGAACTATGAAAACAGATTCTCCAGTTATGACAAGTGACAGTGGTCCTGCACACCACGTCCCTTCCCCTGCCGTCACGCCTTCACACACAACACCCATCCCATCGCTCAGCAG TCATGTGAACAGCAGTCACTCATCTGGATCAGCTCTCACCACAAGCTCTTCACTGACG ATGACTAATGACGAGAGCAGCAGCAACAATCTCCATGCGTTTTCGTCGTCATCCAGCCAGGTGGCCAACCCCAGCTCGTCAGCCCCCTTAGCTGTCAGCAGCTCTACCACCAATGGTCTGCACCCATCTGGAGCACCAGGACTTACTCCGAATGGCACAAACACCACCACGAATGCCACACTCTCAGCTGCAGGCAGCCGGACAGCACCCCTGCTTACCACGACCTCTG GTAAAGCTCCTCCCAACTTGGCCCAAGGAGTGCCACCTCTTTTGGCCAATCAATATATAATGGGCCCTGGTGGCTTGCTCCCAGCTTACCCG CAGATCTACGGATATGAGGACCTGCAAATGCTGCAGTCTCGACTTCCTATG GACTACTATGGTGTAACATTCCCTGGTACTACAGCTACTATGCCTGGAAGAGATGGCCTGGCGAACAATCCTTACTCTG GTGAAGCAACAAAGTTTGGCAGAAATGACTCGTCTTCTCCAGCTCCTCCAACCAGCCTGTCTACGGCTGGGGTGCAGTCACAGCCCCAACAGGCACCACAGGCAGCAACACAAGGGCAGGGCCAGGGACAAAGCCAGGGTCAGCAGACTCAGAACCAGGCTTTCCTCAACCCTCCTCTACCCCCAGGTTATGGATACACTG GTCTGCCATACTACGCTGGTGTACCTGGGGTCCCCTCAGCCTTTCAGTACGGCCCCACCGTCTTTGTGCCTCCTGCTTCGGCAAAGCAGCCTGCAATGGGCCTGGCTAATCCCTCCAATCAGTACCACCAACAGCATCAACCCAGTTATGGACAGCATGCATATGGCACAG ccttTGATGACCTGTCTCAAGCCCACGGTGGGGAGTACAGTAAGGGAGGGTACGGAGGTTCAGCCCAGTCACAGGCCAAGTCAGCAGGCAGCGGTCCGGGGAAAG ATGATTCTACAGTCAAGAGTGTTCTGGAGAaag
- the LOC115425405 gene encoding uncharacterized protein LOC115425405 isoform X1: MKAKRLWICPSTYFRFYFDQVFGEENSNDEVYQRTAYPLVQHMLNGGRATCFAYGQTGAGKTHTMLGSSPGKLGLYALAAQDIFSYISTTRSHSHLTVYISFFEIYCGHLYDLLDHRKRLFAREDGQKMVHIAGLCHIRVDSVNSLLEVISQGTEERTQGMSGVNPLSSRSHALLQIQLRDPNQQTFGRMWFVDLAGSERASDSKEPDKQSRMEGAEINQSLLALKECIRSLDQEQSHTPFRQSKLTQVLKDSFVGDSMTCMIANISPCNSATEHTLNTLRYADRVKELKGLGGHRRGRRGKTTPCPKYNLSNNNSTFGGSSVGTRGKSPPKKPKLQREAFGPSTPTMRLPKGGTFLCSTPRNNRWGEETNVREKNGNVFDEITPIRCSSGSGDKRQRGEGEHKSDTERWRKVDRHSFSDQNTNAGLALRQPKDGQPFLWEVQRKGVADEGNFCLGRRHSGFCNREEEKQQGISTEQGKEMEMKCREQTGQIESIKDTCDEVERMREDLQVNKRKKEREKHLRLYHQQLQQFVPSPVSVSSSNQPSLTSSPSSSSNVSASPLRYDHLEEILDVYRARVEVRAHSNRGLLPFPSEQVCVQTETFPSYNLNNDEEGHRGSVCIDSEWKATEATFRQTEDRSGSERRTPLEVKWEREARVRRPVQIVEGEKWAWVATTQSEQAHRMPGAMMNDVEALMSNNCDSEEIRLGRQEEVDASSDGVWSVEDAEESDGLGSTCSNSDNISVFNHPPAESASQRAPAERPLSPGCEHNNALLTLSSLNHSPRSKQSRCSSKILPLLNTLKGAPSHSCEQKELNLGVNASKREFTSLPLTTSIKHDGCIEPFNTLPENLSYIQIHNRQDSKAKMSVLPQEESFAGFLNDSMDPLSISMLQVDQQAATDSFLQGKESIHSLCPPDMEGGEGDGRGMEKEHFTCEKTRGKVEEDKDIKFHMFLLKKICSSATSADRLGMVKSSIPVSCVAQPTTEPLAITASAPPLKSTRHTSLQTSAIQSNSPSVHYPGSHYVITHSATQMPPQYVPNIHRESASSISATQTGSIQDNSNTMPNQRHSVHSGYARETNKLPQLTSPRQPNNKGEGRTNQQLTSKTNLEDLDEAQWCVVQAHWEQLKEMEALTHKEGTLLCQQPDMTFAEYINQLEVIMERKAKCVHSMIAQLQPYLKFSPSSHQQHKQEDDHNLTI; this comes from the exons ATGAAAGCAAAGAGGCTGTGGATCTGTCCCAGTACATACTTCAG GTTCTACTTTGACCAGGTTTTCGGAGAGGAAAATTCCAATGATGAAGTGTATCAGAGAACAGCATATCCCCTGGTGCAGCACATGCTCAATGG AGGCAGAGCCACCTGCTTTGCATATGGGCAGACAGGTGCAGGGAAGACTCACACCATGTTGGGGTCATCTCCTGGGAAACTGGGGTTATATGCGCTGGCAGCGCAAGACATTTTTTCTTATATCTCTACCACACGTTCACACTCACACTTGACAGTGTATATCAGTTTCTTCGAGATCTATTGTGGCCATCTCTATGACCTATTGGACCACAGAAAAAG GCTATTTGCCAGGGAGGATGGCCAAAAAATGGTTCACATTGCAGGTCTGTGCCATATCAGGGTGGACTCAGTGAACTCACTGCTGGAG GTGATTTCACAGGGCACAGAGGAGCGCACCCAGGGGATGAGTGGAGTGAATCCCCTATCATCTCGTTCCCATGCCTTGCTTCAGATTCAGCTCAGAGATCCCAACCAGCAGACATTTGGCAG aatGTGGTTTGTGGACCTGGCAGGAAGTGAGAGGGCATCCGATTCTAAAGAACCAGACAAGCAGAGTCGTATGGAAGGAGCTGAGATCAACCAGAGTCTGTTGGCT CTAAAGGAATGTATCCGGTCACTTGATCAAGAACAGTCTCACACACCATTCAGACAAAGCAAACTCACTCAG GTTTTGAAAGACTCGTTTGTTGGTGACTCAATGACATGTATGATTGCAAACATCTCACCTTGTAACTCAGCGACTGAACACACATTAAACACGTTGCGATATGCTGATCG TGTGAAGGAGTTGAAGGGACTGGGAGGAcacagaagaggaagaagaggaaagacaACACCCTGCCCCAAATATAATCTGTCAAACAACAACAGTACCTTTGGAGGCAGCAGTGTTGGCACCAGAGGGAAAAGCCCCCCTAAAAAGCCAAAGTTGCAGAGAGAGGCATTTGGCCCTTCCACACCTACCATGAGGCTGCCCAAAGGGGGCACATTTCTTTGCTCCACACCCAGGAACAACAGATGGGGAGAGGAGACAAATGTGCGGGAAAAAAATGGGAATGTATTTGACGAAATCACACCCATCAGATGTTCATCGGGCTCGGGTGACAAAAGGCAGAGGGGAGAGGGAGAACATAAGAGTGACACAGAAAGGTGGCGCAAAGTTGACAGACATTCATTTAGTGATCAAAACACCAATGCAGGGTTGGCACTGAGACAACCAAAGGATGGGCAGCCTTTTTTATGGGAGGTGCAAAGAAAAGGAGTTGCTGATGAAGGTAATTTCTGTCTTGGTCGAAGGCATTCTGGATTCTgtaacagagaagaagaaaaacaacaaggCATTTCTACAGAACAGGGAAAAGAGATGGAAATGAAATGTAGAGAACAGACAGGACAAATTGAAAGCATTAAAGACACATGTGATGAAGTGGAAAGGATGAGGGAAGATTTAcaagtaaataaaagaaaaaaagagagggagAAGCACCTGAGACTGTATCACCAGCAGCTGCAGCAGTTTGTGCCTTCACCTGTCTCGGTATCTTCCTCTAATCAGCCATCTCTCACTTCCTCTCCATCTTCCTCTTCAAATGTCTCAGCTTCTCCACTTAGATATGATCATCTAGAGGAGATTTTAGATGTGTACAGAGCCAGGGTTGAAGTCAGGGCTCATAGTAATCGTGGACTGTTGCCTTTCCCCAGTGAACAGGTTTGCGTACAAACTGAGACTTTTCCGAGCTACAACCTAAATAATGACGAGGAAGGTCATCGTGGTTCAGTCTGCATAGATTCAGAATGGAAGGCAACAGAAGCAACTTTTCGACAGACAGAAGATAGAAGTGGAAGTGAGAGGAGGACACCACTTGAAGTAAAGTGGGAAAGAGAGGCAAGAGTAAGGAGACCAGTTCAGATAGTAGAAGGAGAGAAGTGGGCATGGGTGGCAACTACACAGTCAGAACAAGCACATAGGATGCCAGGGGCAATGATGAATGATGTGGAGGCACTAATGTCCAACAACTGTGATTCAGAAGAGATTAGATTGGGGAGACAGGAAGAAGTGGATGCCTCATCTGATGGAGTGTGGAGTGTTGAAGATGCTGAAGAATCTGATGGATTAGGGTCTACCTGCAGCAACAGTGACAACATCAGTGTCTTTAACCATCCTCCTGCTGAGTCAGCCAGTCAGAGAGCTCCAGCAGAACGACCCCTCTCCCCAGGGTGTGAGCACAACAATGCACTCCTGACTCTCTCTTCTTTGAATCACTCCCCTAGGTCAAAACAAAGCAGGTGCAGTTCTAAAATCCTACCATTGCTAAATACCTTAAAGGGAGCGCCATCACACAGCTGTGAACAGAAGGAACTAAATTTAGGTGTTAATGCCAGTAAAAGGGAATTTACCTCACTGCCACTCACAACTTCCATTAAACATGACGGATGCATTGAGCCATTTAACACACTGCCTGAAAATCTGTCTTATATTCAAATACACAACCGTCAAGACAGCAAAGCCAAAATGTCTGTTTTACCTCAAGAGGAGAGTTTTGCTGGTTTTCTAAATGACAGCATGGACCCTCTCAGCATCTCCATGCTGCAGGTGGACCAACAGGCCGCCACAGATTCATTCCTCCAAGGGAAAGAGAGCATCCATTCACTCTGTCCACCTGATATGGAAGGAGGTGAGGGTGATGGAAGAGGAATGGAAAAGGAGCATTTCACATGTGAGAAGACGAGAGGCAAAGTTGAAGAGGACAAAGACATCAAGTTTCATATGTTTCTTTTGAAGAAAATCTGCTCCTCTGCTACCTCTGCTGATAGATTAG GCATGGTGAAGTCTTCTATCCCTGTTTCATGTGTAGCACAGCCGACCACTGAGCCTCTGGCCATCACAGCCTCTGCACCTCCACTTAAATCCACGCGTCACACATCTTTGCAAACATCTGCCATTCAGTCCAACTCACCTTCTGTCCACTACCCTGGCTCACACTATGTCATCACACATAGTGCCACTCAAATGCCACCGCAATACGTTCCCAACATCCACAGGGAATCTGCATCTTCCATATCAGCGACTCAGACGGGCAGTATCCAGGACAACTCGAACACGATGCCAAACCAGCGTCACTCTGTACATTCTGGTTACGCCAGGGAGACAAACAAGTTGCCCCAACTGACTAGTCCAAGACAGCCAAATAATAAAGGAGAAGGCAGAACTAATCAGCAACTTACATCCAAAACAAACCTTGAAGACTTGGATGAGGCCCA GTGGTGTGTTGTTCAGGCCCACTGGGAGCAGCTAAAGGAAATGGAAGCTCTAACTCATAAAGAGGGGACCCTTCTGTGCCAGCAGCCTGATATG acatttgcaGAGTACATCAACCAGCTGGAAGTGATCATGGAAAGAAAGGCTAAATGTGTCCACAGCATGATAGCTCAGCTACAACCATATCTAAAATTCAGCCCTTCTTCACACCAGCAGCACAAGCAAGAAGATGACCATAATCTAACAATTTGA
- the LOC115425405 gene encoding uncharacterized protein LOC115425405 isoform X2 has protein sequence MLNGGRATCFAYGQTGAGKTHTMLGSSPGKLGLYALAAQDIFSYISTTRSHSHLTVYISFFEIYCGHLYDLLDHRKRLFAREDGQKMVHIAGLCHIRVDSVNSLLEVISQGTEERTQGMSGVNPLSSRSHALLQIQLRDPNQQTFGRMWFVDLAGSERASDSKEPDKQSRMEGAEINQSLLALKECIRSLDQEQSHTPFRQSKLTQVLKDSFVGDSMTCMIANISPCNSATEHTLNTLRYADRVKELKGLGGHRRGRRGKTTPCPKYNLSNNNSTFGGSSVGTRGKSPPKKPKLQREAFGPSTPTMRLPKGGTFLCSTPRNNRWGEETNVREKNGNVFDEITPIRCSSGSGDKRQRGEGEHKSDTERWRKVDRHSFSDQNTNAGLALRQPKDGQPFLWEVQRKGVADEGNFCLGRRHSGFCNREEEKQQGISTEQGKEMEMKCREQTGQIESIKDTCDEVERMREDLQVNKRKKEREKHLRLYHQQLQQFVPSPVSVSSSNQPSLTSSPSSSSNVSASPLRYDHLEEILDVYRARVEVRAHSNRGLLPFPSEQVCVQTETFPSYNLNNDEEGHRGSVCIDSEWKATEATFRQTEDRSGSERRTPLEVKWEREARVRRPVQIVEGEKWAWVATTQSEQAHRMPGAMMNDVEALMSNNCDSEEIRLGRQEEVDASSDGVWSVEDAEESDGLGSTCSNSDNISVFNHPPAESASQRAPAERPLSPGCEHNNALLTLSSLNHSPRSKQSRCSSKILPLLNTLKGAPSHSCEQKELNLGVNASKREFTSLPLTTSIKHDGCIEPFNTLPENLSYIQIHNRQDSKAKMSVLPQEESFAGFLNDSMDPLSISMLQVDQQAATDSFLQGKESIHSLCPPDMEGGEGDGRGMEKEHFTCEKTRGKVEEDKDIKFHMFLLKKICSSATSADRLGMVKSSIPVSCVAQPTTEPLAITASAPPLKSTRHTSLQTSAIQSNSPSVHYPGSHYVITHSATQMPPQYVPNIHRESASSISATQTGSIQDNSNTMPNQRHSVHSGYARETNKLPQLTSPRQPNNKGEGRTNQQLTSKTNLEDLDEAQWCVVQAHWEQLKEMEALTHKEGTLLCQQPDMTFAEYINQLEVIMERKAKCVHSMIAQLQPYLKFSPSSHQQHKQEDDHNLTI, from the exons ATGCTCAATGG AGGCAGAGCCACCTGCTTTGCATATGGGCAGACAGGTGCAGGGAAGACTCACACCATGTTGGGGTCATCTCCTGGGAAACTGGGGTTATATGCGCTGGCAGCGCAAGACATTTTTTCTTATATCTCTACCACACGTTCACACTCACACTTGACAGTGTATATCAGTTTCTTCGAGATCTATTGTGGCCATCTCTATGACCTATTGGACCACAGAAAAAG GCTATTTGCCAGGGAGGATGGCCAAAAAATGGTTCACATTGCAGGTCTGTGCCATATCAGGGTGGACTCAGTGAACTCACTGCTGGAG GTGATTTCACAGGGCACAGAGGAGCGCACCCAGGGGATGAGTGGAGTGAATCCCCTATCATCTCGTTCCCATGCCTTGCTTCAGATTCAGCTCAGAGATCCCAACCAGCAGACATTTGGCAG aatGTGGTTTGTGGACCTGGCAGGAAGTGAGAGGGCATCCGATTCTAAAGAACCAGACAAGCAGAGTCGTATGGAAGGAGCTGAGATCAACCAGAGTCTGTTGGCT CTAAAGGAATGTATCCGGTCACTTGATCAAGAACAGTCTCACACACCATTCAGACAAAGCAAACTCACTCAG GTTTTGAAAGACTCGTTTGTTGGTGACTCAATGACATGTATGATTGCAAACATCTCACCTTGTAACTCAGCGACTGAACACACATTAAACACGTTGCGATATGCTGATCG TGTGAAGGAGTTGAAGGGACTGGGAGGAcacagaagaggaagaagaggaaagacaACACCCTGCCCCAAATATAATCTGTCAAACAACAACAGTACCTTTGGAGGCAGCAGTGTTGGCACCAGAGGGAAAAGCCCCCCTAAAAAGCCAAAGTTGCAGAGAGAGGCATTTGGCCCTTCCACACCTACCATGAGGCTGCCCAAAGGGGGCACATTTCTTTGCTCCACACCCAGGAACAACAGATGGGGAGAGGAGACAAATGTGCGGGAAAAAAATGGGAATGTATTTGACGAAATCACACCCATCAGATGTTCATCGGGCTCGGGTGACAAAAGGCAGAGGGGAGAGGGAGAACATAAGAGTGACACAGAAAGGTGGCGCAAAGTTGACAGACATTCATTTAGTGATCAAAACACCAATGCAGGGTTGGCACTGAGACAACCAAAGGATGGGCAGCCTTTTTTATGGGAGGTGCAAAGAAAAGGAGTTGCTGATGAAGGTAATTTCTGTCTTGGTCGAAGGCATTCTGGATTCTgtaacagagaagaagaaaaacaacaaggCATTTCTACAGAACAGGGAAAAGAGATGGAAATGAAATGTAGAGAACAGACAGGACAAATTGAAAGCATTAAAGACACATGTGATGAAGTGGAAAGGATGAGGGAAGATTTAcaagtaaataaaagaaaaaaagagagggagAAGCACCTGAGACTGTATCACCAGCAGCTGCAGCAGTTTGTGCCTTCACCTGTCTCGGTATCTTCCTCTAATCAGCCATCTCTCACTTCCTCTCCATCTTCCTCTTCAAATGTCTCAGCTTCTCCACTTAGATATGATCATCTAGAGGAGATTTTAGATGTGTACAGAGCCAGGGTTGAAGTCAGGGCTCATAGTAATCGTGGACTGTTGCCTTTCCCCAGTGAACAGGTTTGCGTACAAACTGAGACTTTTCCGAGCTACAACCTAAATAATGACGAGGAAGGTCATCGTGGTTCAGTCTGCATAGATTCAGAATGGAAGGCAACAGAAGCAACTTTTCGACAGACAGAAGATAGAAGTGGAAGTGAGAGGAGGACACCACTTGAAGTAAAGTGGGAAAGAGAGGCAAGAGTAAGGAGACCAGTTCAGATAGTAGAAGGAGAGAAGTGGGCATGGGTGGCAACTACACAGTCAGAACAAGCACATAGGATGCCAGGGGCAATGATGAATGATGTGGAGGCACTAATGTCCAACAACTGTGATTCAGAAGAGATTAGATTGGGGAGACAGGAAGAAGTGGATGCCTCATCTGATGGAGTGTGGAGTGTTGAAGATGCTGAAGAATCTGATGGATTAGGGTCTACCTGCAGCAACAGTGACAACATCAGTGTCTTTAACCATCCTCCTGCTGAGTCAGCCAGTCAGAGAGCTCCAGCAGAACGACCCCTCTCCCCAGGGTGTGAGCACAACAATGCACTCCTGACTCTCTCTTCTTTGAATCACTCCCCTAGGTCAAAACAAAGCAGGTGCAGTTCTAAAATCCTACCATTGCTAAATACCTTAAAGGGAGCGCCATCACACAGCTGTGAACAGAAGGAACTAAATTTAGGTGTTAATGCCAGTAAAAGGGAATTTACCTCACTGCCACTCACAACTTCCATTAAACATGACGGATGCATTGAGCCATTTAACACACTGCCTGAAAATCTGTCTTATATTCAAATACACAACCGTCAAGACAGCAAAGCCAAAATGTCTGTTTTACCTCAAGAGGAGAGTTTTGCTGGTTTTCTAAATGACAGCATGGACCCTCTCAGCATCTCCATGCTGCAGGTGGACCAACAGGCCGCCACAGATTCATTCCTCCAAGGGAAAGAGAGCATCCATTCACTCTGTCCACCTGATATGGAAGGAGGTGAGGGTGATGGAAGAGGAATGGAAAAGGAGCATTTCACATGTGAGAAGACGAGAGGCAAAGTTGAAGAGGACAAAGACATCAAGTTTCATATGTTTCTTTTGAAGAAAATCTGCTCCTCTGCTACCTCTGCTGATAGATTAG GCATGGTGAAGTCTTCTATCCCTGTTTCATGTGTAGCACAGCCGACCACTGAGCCTCTGGCCATCACAGCCTCTGCACCTCCACTTAAATCCACGCGTCACACATCTTTGCAAACATCTGCCATTCAGTCCAACTCACCTTCTGTCCACTACCCTGGCTCACACTATGTCATCACACATAGTGCCACTCAAATGCCACCGCAATACGTTCCCAACATCCACAGGGAATCTGCATCTTCCATATCAGCGACTCAGACGGGCAGTATCCAGGACAACTCGAACACGATGCCAAACCAGCGTCACTCTGTACATTCTGGTTACGCCAGGGAGACAAACAAGTTGCCCCAACTGACTAGTCCAAGACAGCCAAATAATAAAGGAGAAGGCAGAACTAATCAGCAACTTACATCCAAAACAAACCTTGAAGACTTGGATGAGGCCCA GTGGTGTGTTGTTCAGGCCCACTGGGAGCAGCTAAAGGAAATGGAAGCTCTAACTCATAAAGAGGGGACCCTTCTGTGCCAGCAGCCTGATATG acatttgcaGAGTACATCAACCAGCTGGAAGTGATCATGGAAAGAAAGGCTAAATGTGTCCACAGCATGATAGCTCAGCTACAACCATATCTAAAATTCAGCCCTTCTTCACACCAGCAGCACAAGCAAGAAGATGACCATAATCTAACAATTTGA
- the LOC115425406 gene encoding Rieske domain-containing protein-like, protein MLSSEEDISQSSSSSLSPPSSSTPPLSTHFIGRKEDIVKAGRVTKLVNGCRDVLVLHHDGQLYAMDMRCYHAGGALEHGDIEEFNGRLCIVCPWHKYKITLAEGEGLYQAVDNPTVKPLRTYWRSKGVKQRIHKVTEVNGDVYVTLNDLSEAIESDNYQTEKYRSVFLKGHTQHGK, encoded by the exons ATGTTGTCATCTGAAGAGGATATCTCTcagtcatcctcctcctcattatCACCTCCTTCGTCCTCCACACCCCCTCTTTCCACCCACTTCATTGGGAGAAAGGAGGACATTGTGAAAGCGGGACGTGTGACCAAACTGGTTAATGGATGCAGAGATGTACTGGTTCTGCACCATGACGGACAACTTTACGCAATGGACATGCGCTGCTATC ATGCAGGAGGTGCATTAGAACATGGAGACATTGAG GAGTTTAATGGTCGACTGTGTATCGTGTGTCCGTGGCATAAGTACAAGATCACACTGGCAGAAGGGGAAGGACTTTACCAAGCTGTGGACAATCCTACAGTGAAACCTCTGAGGACCTACTGGCgctccaagggtgtcaaacagaGAATTCACAAGGTGACTGAAGTCAATGGGGACGTATACGTGACACTAAATGACCTCAGTGAGGCCATTGAGTCTGATAACTACCAGACTGAAAAATACAGGTCTGTCTTCCTCAAGGGCCACACGCAACACGGCAAGTGA